One stretch of Phycisphaerales bacterium DNA includes these proteins:
- a CDS encoding biopolymer transporter ExbD: MSRRRKKSRRRVDRVAISLSSMIDVTFLLLLYFMITTIIIEPEDRLRPQLQTSSESNAGSQLLDPQIIEVINIEGTPVYRIGARAMASRQELGDLLRQLPKSEGLFVKVYDRVPVGFAVAALQEANDAGFAQVTYVPSE; the protein is encoded by the coding sequence ATGAGTCGCCGAAGAAAAAAGAGCCGAAGGCGTGTCGATCGAGTCGCAATCAGCTTGAGTAGCATGATCGATGTGACATTTCTACTTTTGCTCTACTTCATGATTACAACCATTATTATTGAGCCAGAGGATCGTCTTCGTCCTCAGCTGCAAACAAGTAGTGAGTCTAATGCTGGAAGTCAGTTGCTCGATCCTCAAATTATTGAGGTAATCAATATCGAAGGTACACCGGTTTATCGAATTGGTGCCAGGGCAATGGCATCGCGCCAAGAGCTTGGTGATTTGCTCCGCCAACTGCCTAAGAGCGAAGGTCTTTTTGTGAAGGTTTATGATCGTGTTCCAGTTGGATTTGCAGTCGCTGCACTGCAAGAAGCAAATGATGCAGGTTTCGCCCAGGTGACATATGTGCCTTCTGAGTAG
- a CDS encoding glycosyltransferase translates to MQVTHLILACLYIPPMVAICLFGAHRLTVLLSLLARPKESQTIDPQWWASKRPADLPRVTVQLPMYNEANVAQRVINAACQLDYPAQRLQIQVLDDSSQQDAQQIAAAANHFAAKGHPVNYRHRNHRQGYKAGALADGLQHATGELVVIFDADFVPKPDFLHQMLPEFDDPKVGMVQARWSHINAEMNWLTRAQATLLDGHFLLEQRFRAMTGRWFNFNGTAGIWRKTCIDDAGGWQQDTLTEDTDLSYRAQLKGWKFMYRPDVSVAAELPPTVRAFCNQQRRWNKGLTQTAIKLVRQIVLSPAPIRCKTEAVLHLTSPVLYIAIAFLALIAIPATATLATLSEIPQWLALTLGVGSLTLGMGAVGLFYLVTQVKNQQRGLRALLNLPILLGLGIGICLIVTRGVFEAVVGHDTPFVRTPKFNSQHPLTSAKTHALSTQGISEILLGTLLMACFVVTCIYPGTLVGSPFIFLFSVSFSAIGISLVRETFLQNRASSHNLHPEVAMEERTLLADNAKEPNLKIQNQSDIECHTSTSHTEPFLQR, encoded by the coding sequence ATGCAAGTAACACATCTGATCTTGGCTTGCCTTTATATTCCTCCAATGGTTGCAATATGCCTCTTTGGTGCGCATCGCCTCACTGTATTGCTGAGCCTACTGGCCAGACCAAAAGAGTCTCAAACCATTGACCCGCAATGGTGGGCATCCAAAAGACCAGCTGATTTACCACGGGTCACGGTACAGCTGCCAATGTACAACGAGGCGAACGTGGCGCAGCGCGTCATCAATGCTGCCTGCCAACTCGACTACCCAGCCCAGAGGCTTCAGATCCAGGTTCTTGATGACTCAAGTCAACAAGATGCACAACAGATCGCCGCCGCTGCAAATCACTTTGCTGCAAAAGGCCACCCCGTCAATTATCGACATCGTAATCACCGCCAGGGCTACAAAGCTGGCGCACTGGCAGATGGACTACAGCATGCCACTGGCGAGCTCGTGGTTATCTTCGATGCTGACTTTGTACCCAAGCCCGACTTCTTACATCAAATGCTTCCTGAGTTTGATGATCCAAAGGTTGGAATGGTTCAAGCTCGCTGGTCACACATCAACGCCGAGATGAACTGGCTGACAAGAGCCCAGGCAACATTGCTTGACGGTCACTTCTTACTCGAGCAACGATTCCGCGCAATGACTGGTCGATGGTTCAACTTCAACGGCACTGCTGGCATTTGGCGAAAAACTTGCATCGATGATGCTGGCGGATGGCAACAAGATACGCTGACAGAGGACACAGACCTTTCTTATCGTGCACAACTAAAGGGATGGAAGTTTATGTACCGGCCAGACGTCTCAGTGGCCGCTGAATTGCCTCCAACCGTCAGAGCCTTCTGCAACCAACAACGCCGCTGGAACAAGGGACTCACCCAAACAGCGATTAAACTTGTGAGGCAGATCGTTCTGTCTCCGGCGCCAATTCGTTGCAAAACTGAAGCAGTTCTACACCTCACATCACCAGTGCTTTACATCGCCATCGCCTTTCTAGCCTTGATTGCCATCCCAGCCACTGCCACACTTGCCACACTGTCAGAGATCCCTCAATGGCTGGCTTTGACCCTTGGGGTCGGCTCTCTCACTCTTGGCATGGGCGCTGTAGGCCTTTTCTATCTGGTGACCCAAGTCAAAAATCAGCAGCGAGGTCTGCGAGCTTTACTCAATCTACCGATCCTGCTCGGACTGGGCATCGGCATTTGTTTAATTGTTACCCGTGGTGTTTTTGAAGCGGTGGTTGGTCACGACACTCCGTTTGTGCGAACCCCAAAGTTCAATAGTCAGCACCCACTTACTTCAGCAAAGACCCATGCTCTCTCGACTCAAGGAATAAGTGAGATACTCTTAGGCACTCTCTTAATGGCCTGTTTTGTAGTCACTTGTATTTATCCCGGAACACTGGTGGGATCACCTTTTATCTTCTTGTTTTCAGTCAGTTTTTCAGCAATTGGAATCAGCCTTGTTCGAGAGACATTCTTGCAAAACCGGGCTTCCAGCCATAATCTACACCCGGAAGTTGCAATGGAAGAGAGAACGCTTTTGGCCGATAACGCCAAAGAACCAAATCTTAAAATTCAAAACCAATCGGATATCGAATGCCACACATCGACTTCTCACACAGAGCCGTTCTTGCAACGATAA
- a CDS encoding RNA polymerase sigma factor, with product MPRRGVLSEDDFATRFQEGARFLWCIAYGILMDRNLAEDAVQEAALVGLRKLKQFDPDTEFKAWMGQIVRFSALNMARRKKRQRASADALEFIEADTHSSHLHPHAIISGKGQLFSDIESFDDQTRAALLRLESDARACLLLRTVEDYSYRKIGQVLNMAEGTVMSHVHRARKRMRSWLTETSTKEATV from the coding sequence ATGCCTAGGAGAGGAGTATTAAGTGAAGATGACTTTGCCACGCGGTTTCAGGAAGGAGCCAGATTTTTGTGGTGCATCGCCTATGGCATTCTCATGGACCGAAACCTCGCGGAAGACGCGGTCCAGGAAGCTGCATTGGTTGGATTGCGTAAGCTTAAACAATTCGATCCAGACACTGAATTCAAGGCCTGGATGGGCCAAATTGTACGGTTCTCAGCACTCAATATGGCACGTCGAAAGAAACGACAGAGAGCCTCAGCCGATGCTTTAGAATTCATCGAAGCGGATACTCATTCGAGTCACCTCCATCCGCATGCGATTATTAGTGGTAAGGGACAACTCTTTAGTGATATTGAATCATTTGATGATCAAACTCGAGCCGCCTTGCTGCGGCTGGAAAGCGATGCTCGGGCATGCCTTCTACTTCGGACCGTGGAAGACTATTCCTACCGGAAGATTGGACAAGTATTGAATATGGCGGAAGGAACTGTGATGAGCCATGTTCACCGTGCACGAAAACGAATGAGATCCTGGTTGACTGAAACATCAACCAAGGAGGCAACTGTATGA
- a CDS encoding DUF2064 domain-containing protein, with protein sequence MNKSAEQPVAIVMAKFPSPGQVKSRLCMGGALTPVEAADVARLMLRCVVTRVSRRWPTIVATSPDDELPAMESILADLDQANAVEVIGQGRGTLGHRMDRIWEAYGGQQGIAFFGGDAPDIPDRYFDLVDSFLSNEKDDLAALGGAPDGGYWTLVSKRYAPQLLEGIPWSSDAVFSVTCQRIHQLGHQPVIFPDWPDVDTFDDLKKLYHRLSESQGEGVRINKSFKPGLSGYDETLMRVMESLHKGIGRLISDDATFHSQPQSDES encoded by the coding sequence ATGAACAAAAGTGCGGAGCAACCTGTGGCCATCGTGATGGCAAAGTTCCCATCGCCGGGGCAGGTAAAGTCACGGCTATGTATGGGTGGGGCACTGACGCCCGTCGAGGCTGCTGATGTGGCGAGGCTCATGTTGCGTTGTGTTGTCACACGGGTTTCTCGGCGATGGCCGACCATCGTTGCCACCAGTCCTGATGATGAGCTACCTGCGATGGAGTCGATACTTGCGGATCTGGATCAAGCCAACGCTGTTGAAGTGATTGGGCAAGGCCGAGGCACACTTGGTCATCGCATGGACCGCATTTGGGAAGCGTATGGGGGCCAGCAGGGCATCGCCTTTTTTGGTGGTGATGCGCCTGATATCCCTGATCGTTATTTTGATCTTGTTGACTCGTTTTTGTCTAACGAAAAAGATGACCTGGCGGCATTGGGCGGTGCGCCCGATGGGGGCTACTGGACTTTGGTATCTAAACGCTATGCTCCACAGCTCCTTGAGGGTATTCCTTGGTCTTCAGATGCGGTCTTCTCGGTCACCTGCCAACGTATCCATCAGCTTGGCCATCAGCCCGTCATTTTCCCTGATTGGCCAGATGTCGATACCTTTGACGATCTGAAGAAGCTCTATCATCGGCTCTCAGAAAGCCAGGGTGAAGGTGTCCGTATCAACAAGAGCTTCAAGCCGGGGCTGAGTGGCTATGATGAGACACTGATGCGGGTCATGGAGTCCCTGCATAAAGGCATTGGCAGACTGATTTCGGATGATGCTACATTTCATTCACAGCCGCAATCAGATGAATCTTAG
- a CDS encoding type II secretion system protein, producing MRQQLLLDQKLTTHVSSYHATRKAFTLIELLIVVGIILLLAGITLRVGSAIWQQSEIRRTQAAMELLETALLEWEVESGRSLTWQSADYGANGSRDDFDMSDPWLNFGQCEDSTDVYLISDLLEVLNRNPKSRAILAKIDSDLLFRYPESGQPRPNWITPNSQADSELSNYGGRLALLDAWGSPIYTTHPGVALPSTVTPVGTVDTDGTEQTHLELKYGPALNRRIRFVSAGPDGKFGHLSPAASVCGLDSSTHDALIEATKDNLLSDVNTTN from the coding sequence ATGAGACAACAACTGTTATTGGATCAGAAGCTCACCACCCATGTGAGCAGCTATCACGCAACCCGAAAAGCTTTCACACTTATTGAACTACTCATTGTGGTTGGCATCATTCTCCTGCTTGCCGGCATCACACTTCGAGTCGGTTCGGCTATTTGGCAGCAATCTGAAATCAGGCGAACACAAGCTGCCATGGAGCTACTTGAAACCGCGCTATTAGAGTGGGAAGTAGAGTCGGGCCGAAGCTTGACTTGGCAAAGTGCTGACTATGGTGCAAATGGCTCTAGAGATGACTTTGACATGAGTGATCCTTGGCTCAACTTTGGCCAGTGCGAAGACTCTACTGATGTTTACTTGATTAGTGACTTGCTGGAGGTACTCAACCGCAATCCCAAGTCACGAGCGATTCTTGCCAAGATCGATTCTGATCTTTTGTTTCGCTATCCTGAATCAGGACAACCCAGGCCAAATTGGATTACACCAAATTCACAGGCCGATTCAGAACTCAGTAACTATGGCGGCCGGCTGGCCTTGCTCGATGCATGGGGATCACCGATCTATACCACGCATCCTGGTGTTGCGCTTCCATCCACTGTTACACCAGTTGGCACAGTGGATACCGACGGTACTGAGCAAACACACTTAGAACTGAAGTATGGCCCAGCTCTCAATCGACGCATTCGTTTTGTATCAGCCGGACCAGATGGAAAATTTGGCCATCTCTCCCCTGCAGCGTCTGTGTGCGGACTTGATTCCAGCACACACGATGCGTTGATTGAAGCAACGAAAGACAATCTGCTGAGCGACGTCAATACAACGAACTGA
- a CDS encoding CRTAC1 family protein gives MKLIRMRPASLCSITLALLCCLGAGCDKKDPIPATQPRPTKAEVDSPPWFEEVAKANGLDFTWHSGHNEDFLLPEIIGGGVAVFDMEGDGDLDVYFVQGGNLREGRTQSIGNALFQNDGHGNFQNVTANSGASDTGYGMGVATGDYDQDGDIDLYVSNLGPNVLLNNDGTGHFTDVTAQAQVGHPGWGTGATFFDADNDGDLDLFQANYLNWTVDGERVCFNTAGAVDFCLPAEYNAPAIDTLYLNQGDGTFADVTSEAGIHIKPGTGLGVVAADINHDGLIDLAVANDGLPDRLWMNMGNAHFKDVAMQLGTALDEEGKAKAGMGIDIKDIDADGDLDLLIGNLGGESDSLFFNQGDYFTDATGKTGLRPLTRPYTRFGLGLFDFDNDGLLDLYEANGTVTATPDSLADDVYAEPNMLLAGDGKRFKPVMPLGGTAEPIYATSRGAAFGDLDNDGGIDVIVVNRDAPASFLRNQVAQRGNWVDLVILDHNGAPALGAQILASSGRGKQLISVRTDGSYLAANTPITHLGLGEETVLKEVQIRWQDGSQATFGPLKANQVHRLRQSEAPGDQNK, from the coding sequence ATGAAACTCATAAGAATGCGCCCTGCGTCGCTATGCTCAATCACACTTGCTCTTCTGTGCTGCCTTGGTGCGGGCTGTGACAAAAAAGATCCGATCCCCGCCACCCAACCACGCCCCACGAAAGCCGAAGTAGATTCTCCACCCTGGTTCGAAGAAGTGGCCAAAGCAAATGGACTTGACTTCACATGGCATTCGGGCCACAACGAAGATTTCTTGTTACCCGAAATCATTGGCGGCGGTGTCGCCGTATTCGACATGGAGGGAGATGGCGATCTCGATGTCTATTTCGTGCAAGGCGGCAATCTACGCGAAGGCCGTACGCAGTCAATTGGCAATGCGTTGTTCCAAAATGATGGGCACGGGAATTTTCAGAATGTCACGGCAAATAGTGGCGCTTCAGACACTGGTTATGGAATGGGCGTCGCCACCGGAGATTATGACCAAGACGGTGATATTGACCTCTATGTCTCAAATCTGGGCCCCAATGTGCTTCTCAATAATGATGGCACTGGACATTTCACAGACGTCACCGCACAAGCTCAAGTCGGGCATCCCGGCTGGGGCACAGGTGCCACTTTCTTTGATGCCGACAATGATGGTGACCTCGATCTATTTCAAGCCAACTATCTGAACTGGACCGTCGACGGTGAACGCGTCTGCTTCAATACTGCTGGCGCCGTGGACTTCTGCCTACCAGCCGAATACAACGCGCCTGCAATTGACACGCTTTACCTCAATCAAGGCGATGGCACCTTTGCAGATGTCACCAGCGAGGCAGGAATCCATATCAAGCCAGGCACTGGACTCGGCGTGGTCGCTGCTGACATCAATCATGATGGACTGATCGATCTGGCCGTTGCCAATGATGGCCTACCCGACCGCCTTTGGATGAATATGGGCAACGCACATTTCAAAGATGTCGCAATGCAACTTGGTACCGCACTGGACGAAGAAGGAAAAGCAAAGGCGGGCATGGGCATTGACATTAAAGATATTGATGCCGATGGTGATCTAGACTTACTCATTGGTAATCTCGGTGGAGAATCGGATTCCCTCTTTTTTAATCAGGGCGACTACTTCACTGATGCAACAGGCAAGACGGGACTGCGACCACTCACTCGCCCCTACACACGGTTTGGTCTTGGCCTGTTTGATTTCGACAATGATGGCTTGCTTGATCTCTACGAAGCCAATGGCACTGTCACTGCGACACCCGATTCGCTGGCTGATGATGTCTATGCAGAGCCAAATATGCTGCTTGCTGGCGATGGCAAAAGGTTCAAGCCTGTGATGCCCCTTGGCGGTACAGCAGAACCGATATACGCCACGAGTCGAGGGGCCGCATTCGGTGATCTAGATAATGATGGAGGCATTGATGTAATTGTGGTCAATCGTGATGCCCCAGCATCTTTTCTCCGTAATCAGGTGGCACAACGTGGCAACTGGGTCGATCTTGTCATCCTTGATCACAATGGTGCTCCAGCCCTAGGGGCTCAAATTCTTGCTTCAAGTGGCCGAGGAAAACAACTCATTTCGGTTCGCACCGACGGTAGCTATCTGGCTGCCAATACCCCCATTACACACCTGGGCTTAGGAGAAGAAACCGTTTTGAAAGAGGTCCAGATTCGCTGGCAAGATGGCTCGCAAGCGACCTTCGGCCCTCTCAAAGCCAACCAAGTGCATCGACTCAGGCAATCTGAAGCACCTGGAGATCAGAATAAGTGA
- a CDS encoding response regulator, producing the protein MPDLPVDMTLELEAVDLSESSILLVDDNLQNLELMQAYLEELPCSIRTAHDGLEAIKSVDADCPDMVLLDVMMPRMSGFEVCQRIKSAPSTRDIIVIMVTALHEVGDFERAVECGTNDFITKPVNKLELLTRVRSLLELALVKRQYDKLIAIKQGAGLDQRGSGPESSVDAD; encoded by the coding sequence GTGCCAGATCTTCCTGTTGATATGACCCTTGAACTCGAAGCCGTCGATTTGTCTGAGTCTTCGATTCTGCTGGTTGATGACAACCTCCAGAATCTCGAATTGATGCAGGCCTATTTGGAAGAGTTGCCATGCAGCATTCGTACCGCTCATGATGGCCTCGAGGCGATTAAGTCAGTTGATGCTGACTGTCCTGACATGGTATTGCTTGATGTCATGATGCCACGCATGAGTGGCTTTGAGGTTTGTCAGCGGATCAAATCTGCTCCATCAACACGCGACATAATCGTGATCATGGTGACAGCGCTTCATGAAGTAGGGGATTTTGAGCGCGCTGTCGAATGTGGTACCAATGATTTTATAACGAAGCCGGTCAACAAATTAGAATTGCTGACTCGAGTCCGATCATTGTTAGAGCTTGCCTTGGTGAAGCGGCAGTACGATAAGCTGATCGCTATCAAGCAGGGAGCTGGCCTCGACCAACGCGGAAGTGGTCCGGAGTCATCTGTTGACGCAGATTAG